In the genome of Pediococcus claussenii ATCC BAA-344, one region contains:
- a CDS encoding GNAT family N-acetyltransferase: protein MEIKRTHFSDELTELLLSADPSLEMIKSYIYESNIWIIKKSTSTVGIIIVKILNDESAEIKNIAVLEAEQHQGLGTKLIEFVSDYYAKQGIKDLLIGTGNSSFKQLKLYQELGFHIYGLLPDFFIKNYSKPIFENKIRCESMIKLRKRLNN, encoded by the coding sequence ATGGAGATTAAACGAACCCATTTTAGCGACGAACTAACTGAATTGTTACTCAGTGCAGACCCATCACTTGAAATGATTAAGAGTTATATATATGAGAGCAATATTTGGATTATTAAGAAGTCTACCTCAACAGTTGGAATAATAATTGTTAAAATACTGAACGACGAAAGTGCCGAAATAAAAAATATTGCAGTTCTTGAGGCTGAACAGCATCAAGGATTAGGAACAAAATTAATTGAATTTGTTTCAGATTATTACGCTAAACAAGGAATTAAAGACCTTCTAATTGGAACTGGTAATTCATCGTTTAAACAGTTAAAACTTTACCAAGAGCTCGGATTTCACATCTATGGTCTTCTGCCTGATTTCTTTATAAAGAATTATTCTAAGCCTATTTTTGAGAATAAAATTAGATGTGAAAGTATGATAAAGCTTAGAAAGAGGCTTAACAATTAA
- a CDS encoding cytosine permease → MQKENKYQVESIPMESRHMTYWDMFATWIGANANNGTWFVGGIIAACGFWGGIKALIIASSISYVFLALVGYMGYKTGVTTMAISRASFGIRGSIVPSLVNLTQFVGWTAVNTFIAATSMSYILHTLFGWAVYGQPGGNLGLIVGILIMSGLHLISIISGQRSIQIIERIGIILVIIFVIWESIVVFRDVSFNQIANWKVPLHSQMKFGSAIDTLAAFNLAWVTAGADFTRFTNKARTSTTAPFIGANLGVFGFAFIGLSATISIALTSGVYDPNNSDPSTIANRLGLGIIAMLVIVLTSVTANAVNIQAAGSALNNMFSKITLKRALLIVTVLSTIVTFIPVFYGSFLSAFTAFLDYVGMVLGPIVSIMVVDFFLINKQKYYPAELGDSKGRYWFGGGIHWLAFILWVTGVILYLLLQKVSFIIDYTGATFVVMIVIGVIYYTAMCLGKKENKYAN, encoded by the coding sequence ATGCAAAAAGAGAACAAATATCAGGTAGAAAGTATTCCAATGGAAAGCCGTCATATGACCTATTGGGACATGTTTGCAACTTGGATTGGGGCCAATGCTAACAACGGAACTTGGTTTGTTGGTGGAATCATCGCTGCATGTGGATTTTGGGGTGGGATCAAAGCATTGATCATCGCCTCAAGTATTTCATATGTATTTTTAGCATTAGTTGGTTATATGGGATATAAGACCGGCGTTACAACGATGGCAATTTCACGTGCTTCATTTGGGATTCGTGGTAGTATCGTTCCGTCTTTGGTTAATTTAACGCAATTTGTAGGTTGGACTGCCGTCAACACTTTTATTGCTGCTACTTCAATGTCATACATATTACACACATTATTTGGTTGGGCAGTTTACGGGCAACCTGGTGGTAACTTAGGGCTCATTGTCGGTATTTTGATAATGAGTGGATTACATTTAATAAGTATTATTTCTGGACAACGATCGATTCAAATCATTGAGCGAATTGGAATTATTTTAGTGATAATTTTCGTGATATGGGAATCCATCGTTGTTTTTCGTGATGTATCTTTCAATCAGATTGCAAATTGGAAAGTACCTCTACACTCACAAATGAAATTTGGTTCGGCAATTGATACTTTAGCAGCTTTTAATTTAGCGTGGGTTACCGCTGGCGCAGATTTTACAAGATTTACAAATAAGGCGCGAACTTCAACCACGGCACCTTTTATTGGTGCAAACTTAGGGGTTTTTGGTTTTGCTTTCATCGGTCTGAGCGCAACAATTAGTATTGCTTTGACATCAGGCGTATACGATCCGAACAATTCTGATCCTAGTACGATAGCAAATAGATTAGGATTAGGGATTATTGCTATGTTGGTAATCGTTTTAACTAGTGTGACTGCCAACGCTGTGAATATTCAAGCGGCGGGTTCGGCATTGAATAATATGTTTTCCAAAATAACCCTGAAGCGCGCACTGTTAATTGTTACGGTTCTTTCAACAATCGTTACCTTTATTCCAGTGTTTTATGGTAGCTTCTTAAGTGCATTTACGGCATTTTTAGATTACGTGGGGATGGTTTTAGGACCGATTGTTAGTATTATGGTTGTCGACTTTTTCTTAATTAATAAACAAAAATACTATCCTGCCGAGCTTGGTGATTCCAAGGGACGATACTGGTTTGGAGGCGGTATACATTGGTTAGCGTTTATTCTTTGGGTAACGGGGGTTATCCTATACTTACTACTACAAAAGGTGTCGTTTATTATAGATTATACTGGTGCGACCTTTGTTGTGATGATCGTTATAGGTGTGATTTACTATACAGCAATGTGTTTAGGAAAGAAGGAAAATAAATATGCTAATTAA
- the codA gene encoding cytosine deaminase, translating into MLIKQVYIENSNSKKDVRIMDGKFAAIETSIEPYQNEEVIEADGKLLLPPFIDSHVHLDATLTAGDPEWNESGTLFDGIRIWAARKQKLTKQDVKERALQTLKKQASHGLQFVRSHVDTTDPSFTALEALLEIRDEVKDFMELQLVAFPQEGILSFPKGKELLKTAVDEGVDVIGGIPHFEFNRDYGVESLKYLVGLAEKYDRLVDVHCDEIDDPNSRHLEVLATLAYETGLKNRVTASHTTAMGSYNDAYAYKLMRLLKLSEINMVSNPLINMHLGGRFDTYPKRRGLTRVKELDKNLINVSFGEDDIKDPWYPMGDGNMLDPIHMGIHASQLMGYHQILDSYQFVTNNAAKTLNIEDHYGIEVGKPASCLIFNASNFYDELNERKELLYSIHNGKILVQTEPQVKKINF; encoded by the coding sequence ATGCTAATTAAACAAGTTTACATAGAAAATTCAAACTCAAAAAAAGATGTTAGGATTATGGATGGCAAGTTTGCAGCGATTGAAACAAGCATTGAACCATATCAAAATGAAGAAGTTATTGAAGCAGATGGTAAGCTACTATTACCTCCCTTTATCGACTCACATGTTCATTTAGATGCTACATTGACGGCTGGGGATCCAGAATGGAATGAAAGCGGCACTTTATTTGATGGCATTCGTATTTGGGCGGCGCGTAAACAAAAATTAACAAAACAAGATGTGAAAGAACGGGCTTTGCAAACCTTGAAAAAACAGGCAAGCCATGGATTACAATTTGTCAGAAGCCATGTTGATACAACAGATCCTAGTTTTACCGCGTTAGAAGCATTACTTGAAATTCGGGATGAAGTAAAAGATTTTATGGAATTACAACTAGTCGCTTTTCCGCAAGAAGGAATTTTATCTTTTCCCAAAGGCAAAGAGCTTTTGAAGACTGCCGTTGACGAAGGAGTCGACGTAATCGGTGGTATCCCTCATTTTGAGTTTAATCGCGATTACGGTGTTGAATCCTTGAAATATTTGGTAGGACTTGCAGAAAAATATGATCGATTAGTTGATGTTCACTGTGATGAAATTGATGATCCTAACTCCAGACATTTGGAAGTATTAGCTACTTTAGCATATGAAACGGGTCTGAAGAATCGTGTAACAGCTAGCCACACAACTGCGATGGGCTCTTATAATGACGCTTATGCTTATAAACTAATGCGGTTGCTTAAACTTTCAGAGATAAACATGGTTTCTAACCCACTGATTAATATGCATTTAGGTGGTCGATTTGATACATATCCCAAACGACGGGGATTAACACGGGTTAAGGAACTGGATAAAAACTTAATTAATGTTTCTTTTGGAGAAGATGATATCAAAGATCCATGGTATCCCATGGGTGATGGCAATATGCTTGATCCAATCCATATGGGTATTCATGCATCACAACTGATGGGATATCACCAAATTTTAGATTCATACCAATTTGTAACAAATAACGCCGCCAAAACCCTTAATATTGAGGACCATTATGGTATTGAAGTGGGCAAACCGGCCAGCTGCCTGATCTTTAATGCTTCAAATTTCTATGATGAGCTAAATGAACGCAAAGAGTTATTATATTCGATTCATAACGGTAAAATTTTGGTACAAACTGAACCACAGGTTAAAAAAATAAATTTTTAG
- a CDS encoding zinc-binding alcohol dehydrogenase family protein, whose amino-acid sequence MKAVVVHDFNEGPKFEMGYSEPVTKLDEVLINVVGASLSNRARSSATGQHYTSTGKLPMIPGVDGVGILPNGKKVYFVANGSFAEQVAVEKGHWVEIPKRVDGLKVAGLMNPALSSWMALKYRADFKRNQKIMILGATGNAGSVAIQVAKRLGASDIIAVGRGEKRLENLRSLGATRWVDLEGDKEIVKKNLADAGKDVDIILDYLWGDVTAEAMWSIIPHRSSDEQDLKWVSIGTAAGQTAPLPGAAFRAVRLQLIGSGQGSVDIQDILKSFKEIIRSEKENPFDFAVEEVPLSSFEEGWNKKGGKRIVFNTSK is encoded by the coding sequence ATGAAGGCAGTAGTTGTACATGATTTTAATGAAGGGCCAAAATTTGAAATGGGATATTCTGAACCTGTAACTAAATTAGATGAAGTTTTGATTAATGTAGTAGGGGCTTCCTTATCTAATCGCGCTCGTTCCAGTGCAACAGGACAACACTATACATCTACGGGGAAACTACCAATGATCCCTGGTGTAGATGGGGTTGGGATTCTACCAAACGGAAAAAAGGTCTACTTTGTTGCAAATGGAAGTTTTGCCGAGCAAGTTGCTGTGGAAAAAGGACATTGGGTTGAAATACCCAAGAGGGTTGATGGTTTAAAAGTTGCGGGTCTTATGAATCCAGCGTTGTCTTCTTGGATGGCTTTAAAATACCGTGCCGATTTTAAAAGAAATCAGAAAATTATGATTCTTGGAGCAACTGGTAATGCTGGAAGTGTAGCAATTCAGGTCGCTAAACGTTTAGGAGCCTCAGATATTATTGCGGTTGGTCGTGGAGAGAAGCGATTAGAAAATTTGAGATCCCTTGGAGCAACTCGTTGGGTTGATCTTGAAGGTGACAAAGAAATTGTTAAGAAAAACCTTGCTGATGCCGGCAAAGATGTTGATATAATTTTGGATTATCTTTGGGGGGATGTGACTGCGGAAGCAATGTGGTCCATTATTCCTCACCGGAGTAGTGATGAACAAGATCTAAAATGGGTTTCAATTGGTACTGCAGCAGGACAAACTGCGCCACTTCCAGGTGCTGCATTTCGAGCTGTAAGGCTGCAGTTAATCGGTTCTGGGCAGGGATCAGTAGATATTCAAGATATTTTAAAATCTTTTAAAGAGATTATAAGGTCGGAAAAGGAAAATCCCTTTGATTTTGCAGTTGAAGAGGTACCATTATCCTCTTTTGAAGAAGGATGGAACAAAAAAGGAGGAAAGCGAATTGTCTTCAACACGAGTAAATAA
- a CDS encoding rhodanese-like domain-containing protein: MDKKIEWLETYLSLYIGHDKVLEKMNDVDSPYVVLDVRNAPAAVKKDQIKGAIAMPAKDLPNRLNELSKDKIYVVYDWTSGTTLGKTALLTLLSAGFEAYELASALEGWKGMNLPIESII; the protein is encoded by the coding sequence ATGGATAAAAAAATAGAATGGCTCGAAACATATTTAAGTTTATATATTGGACATGATAAAGTTTTGGAAAAGATGAATGATGTAGATTCTCCCTACGTTGTTCTCGATGTAAGAAACGCGCCAGCGGCTGTTAAAAAAGACCAAATTAAAGGTGCAATTGCAATGCCTGCTAAAGATTTACCCAATCGTCTTAATGAACTTTCTAAGGACAAAATCTATGTAGTATACGATTGGACAAGTGGAACAACCTTAGGAAAAACTGCACTTTTAACCTTACTCTCGGCCGGCTTTGAGGCTTATGAATTGGCCAGTGCTTTAGAAGGTTGGAAGGGTATGAATTTACCAATCGAATCAATTATCTAG
- a CDS encoding MarR family winged helix-turn-helix transcriptional regulator, producing the protein MRTLDHEFPSVDPTKVALFLDIQWTYREMQSQYDAILADHQLSESKFIILMFLRQAPNQQLTPSEIASKLGATKATVTKLLNRMNEKGLIEKLHSSSDKRSLNIKLTAMGQSKLSEFLPFNFGSVDTLMEDLSADEVNQFSMLLDKIKTGTKKLSDKRGK; encoded by the coding sequence TTGCGTACTTTAGATCATGAGTTTCCCTCGGTCGATCCTACTAAGGTCGCACTTTTCCTCGATATACAATGGACCTATCGCGAGATGCAGTCACAGTATGATGCGATATTAGCAGACCATCAACTTTCCGAATCTAAATTTATTATTTTAATGTTTTTACGACAAGCACCTAATCAACAGTTAACACCTTCAGAGATTGCAAGTAAATTAGGAGCAACCAAGGCTACTGTAACCAAACTACTAAATCGAATGAACGAAAAAGGATTAATTGAAAAACTTCATTCCTCATCCGACAAACGGTCCTTAAATATTAAGTTAACCGCAATGGGGCAATCTAAATTATCAGAGTTCTTACCATTTAATTTTGGCTCAGTTGATACTTTAATGGAAGATCTATCTGCGGACGAAGTTAATCAGTTTTCCATGCTACTGGATAAAATCAAAACAGGCACAAAAAAATTATCAGATAAAAGAGGAAAATAA
- a CDS encoding ABC transporter permease/substrate-binding protein, translated as MNELIKTFMDQRGALAQALLQHLEISIISLLIAVIIAVPLAIWSTRHKRIAEFFLQITSVLQTIPSLALLGLLIPFVGIGSVPAIIALVIYALLPIYQNTYIGIDEIDPSLEEAADAFGMKTSQKLFRVELPIAMPVIISGIRTALVLIIGTATLAALIGAGGLGNFILLGINRDNVYLTLIGAISSALLAIILSMLVRVLQKVSVRTTLVTLGVLVLGFGGVAGYQAVQKPVDQVTIAGKLGSEPDILINMYKDLIQQDSPTTKVILKSNFGETSFLFNALKAGQIDIYPEFTGTVLETLVKDSSHKTLSANQTYLRARKLLQEQDNMEYLPPMQYQNTFAIAVKDSFAKKYNLNNISDLKDVENQLHGGMTLEFINRQDGLIGIKKAYGLDFPVKSMQPSLRYDAIAKNDINIADAYSTDSQIRQLHLKVLKDNKHVFPPYQGAPLMKTDFAKSHPAVVKALDQLKGKITDEQMREMNYEVNVQKKSAASVAHNYLVEHHLLKEGAK; from the coding sequence ATGAATGAATTAATTAAAACTTTCATGGACCAACGTGGTGCGCTGGCCCAAGCACTGTTGCAACACCTAGAAATTTCAATAATTTCGCTTTTAATTGCTGTAATTATTGCCGTGCCTTTGGCAATCTGGTCAACTAGGCATAAGAGGATAGCAGAATTTTTTCTGCAAATAACCAGTGTTTTACAAACAATTCCGTCCCTAGCACTGCTGGGACTTTTGATTCCGTTTGTCGGAATTGGAAGTGTTCCCGCAATTATCGCTTTAGTAATTTATGCGCTTTTGCCTATTTATCAGAATACTTACATTGGAATTGATGAAATTGATCCTTCATTGGAAGAAGCTGCAGATGCTTTTGGAATGAAAACAAGTCAAAAGCTTTTCAGAGTGGAGTTACCAATTGCTATGCCAGTAATTATTTCTGGGATTAGAACTGCTTTAGTTTTAATTATTGGAACGGCCACTTTAGCAGCCTTGATTGGAGCTGGTGGCTTAGGTAACTTCATTTTACTTGGAATTAATCGTGACAATGTTTACCTAACGTTGATCGGAGCAATTAGTTCTGCACTATTGGCGATTATTTTAAGTATGCTGGTTCGCGTGCTTCAAAAAGTTTCAGTTCGAACTACTTTGGTAACTCTTGGTGTTTTAGTATTAGGATTTGGTGGAGTTGCCGGCTATCAGGCAGTTCAAAAACCTGTGGATCAGGTAACAATTGCTGGAAAGCTTGGTTCAGAGCCTGATATATTGATTAATATGTATAAGGACTTGATTCAGCAGGATAGTCCAACTACTAAGGTGATTTTAAAGTCTAATTTTGGTGAAACTAGCTTTCTTTTTAACGCTCTTAAAGCTGGCCAAATTGATATTTATCCTGAATTTACAGGAACGGTCCTAGAAACCTTAGTAAAAGATTCTTCACATAAAACTTTAAGTGCCAACCAAACGTATCTCCGAGCGCGAAAGTTATTACAAGAACAAGATAACATGGAGTATTTGCCACCAATGCAATATCAAAACACATTTGCTATTGCGGTCAAAGATAGTTTTGCAAAAAAATATAATTTGAATAATATTTCAGATTTAAAAGACGTTGAAAATCAACTTCATGGCGGAATGACGTTGGAATTCATTAATAGACAAGATGGGTTGATCGGTATTAAAAAAGCGTATGGACTTGATTTTCCGGTTAAGTCCATGCAACCATCACTGCGCTACGATGCAATTGCTAAAAATGATATCAATATAGCTGATGCATACTCAACTGATAGTCAGATTCGTCAGTTACATTTAAAAGTCTTGAAAGATAACAAACATGTTTTTCCACCATACCAAGGTGCTCCTTTGATGAAGACTGATTTTGCCAAATCGCATCCAGCAGTTGTGAAAGCTTTGGATCAACTAAAAGGGAAGATTACGGACGAGCAAATGCGTGAGATGAATTATGAAGTAAATGTTCAAAAGAAATCAGCGGCTAGCGTTGCGCATAACTACTTAGTTGAACATCATTTGCTGAAGGAAGGTGCAAAATAA
- a CDS encoding ABC transporter ATP-binding protein, translated as MTDAMIEFRHVKKNFGNDETIKDLSFKIKKGELFVLVGTSGSGKTTTLKMINQLYVQTDGDILFKGKRIKDYDLRSLRLDIGYVLQQIALFPTMTVAQNIALIPEMKKYPRTEIDKKINDLLKQVELDPEQYRDRYPNELSGGEQQRIGILRAIAAEPPLVLYDEPFSALDPLVRTQLQDLVLKLHESTKSTAVFVTHDMDEALKLGDRIGVMSNGDLLQVDTPENIAQHPANDFVEEFFADTINKNVFDTSIDKLFKTGFYIDNPHSDDVVVLENNTTLTEVFQALSEHQYVQIKDNRGKTICWTDRQEVMRFLGERSDVVHENK; from the coding sequence ATGACAGACGCAATGATTGAATTTCGCCACGTAAAAAAGAACTTTGGAAATGATGAAACAATTAAGGATCTTAGCTTTAAGATTAAAAAAGGTGAATTATTTGTACTAGTTGGAACTTCTGGAAGTGGGAAAACCACTACCCTTAAAATGATTAATCAACTTTATGTTCAAACTGATGGTGATATTTTATTTAAAGGGAAACGAATTAAAGATTATGACTTGCGTTCCTTACGACTGGATATTGGATATGTATTGCAGCAAATAGCTTTATTTCCAACAATGACTGTTGCACAAAATATTGCCCTGATCCCGGAAATGAAAAAGTATCCCAGAACTGAAATTGATAAAAAAATTAATGATTTGTTAAAACAGGTTGAATTAGATCCGGAGCAGTACCGAGATCGTTATCCTAATGAGTTATCAGGCGGGGAGCAACAACGAATTGGTATTTTGAGGGCTATTGCGGCTGAACCACCACTTGTTTTATATGATGAACCCTTTAGTGCTTTGGACCCATTAGTTCGAACTCAATTACAAGATCTGGTATTAAAGTTACATGAAAGCACTAAGAGTACTGCTGTATTCGTTACCCATGATATGGATGAAGCTTTAAAGTTGGGTGACAGGATTGGTGTTATGAGTAATGGTGATTTATTACAGGTTGATACGCCAGAAAATATTGCACAACATCCTGCTAATGATTTTGTGGAAGAATTTTTTGCGGATACCATCAATAAAAACGTCTTTGATACGTCAATTGATAAACTGTTCAAAACTGGATTTTATATTGATAATCCACATTCTGACGATGTAGTTGTCCTAGAGAATAACACTACCCTCACCGAAGTTTTTCAAGCATTATCCGAGCATCAGTATGTCCAAATAAAGGATAATAGGGGTAAGACGATTTGTTGGACCGACCGCCAGGAGGTTATGCGCTTCTTAGGTGAGCGGAGCGATGTTGTCCATGAAAATAAATGA
- a CDS encoding dihydrolipoyl dehydrogenase family protein: protein MNEFDVVIIGAGPGGLSLAYQLKAQDKNVAVVEENLWGGTCPNRGCDPKKVLLAAVEAKQHNDYLVGKGIKQASMINWTDLMQFEKTFTKDVSPSSREGLVNSNITVYDGHATFIDKHQLQIDDQIIKSKQFVIATGQRPGRLSIKGQEHLKTSTDFLKMDELPKSIALIGGGYIGFEFAAIASAAGADVHLIHHNDRPLKEFPSDGVQSLIKQLQKKGVHFDLNIDVTSVDHRDKQFRLSDDGNFNLDVDAVFVTAGRQANDDTLNLNHIGVKTDRGGIVVNDHLQTDVENIYALGDVISKKHPKLTPVSGFEAKYLSKELNGGDEPIDYPVIPTVIYGMPKLAQVGISIETAEQNPEQFNISKLDMKNWFSYRRINEPVAEAEIIHEKSTNRIVGGYVVSSEADTLINYLTMIINKQMTMDDITNEVYAYPTEASDLEYL, encoded by the coding sequence ATGAATGAATTTGATGTTGTAATTATTGGAGCTGGGCCGGGTGGATTAAGTTTGGCATACCAATTAAAAGCTCAAGACAAGAATGTAGCCGTCGTTGAAGAAAATTTATGGGGAGGAACTTGTCCCAATCGGGGCTGTGACCCTAAAAAGGTTCTACTAGCAGCTGTTGAAGCTAAACAGCATAATGACTATTTGGTTGGAAAAGGAATTAAGCAAGCTTCCATGATTAATTGGACAGATTTAATGCAATTTGAAAAGACTTTTACTAAGGATGTTTCTCCATCTAGTCGGGAAGGGTTGGTCAATAGTAATATAACTGTATACGATGGACATGCAACCTTTATTGATAAGCACCAATTACAGATTGATGATCAAATCATTAAAAGTAAGCAGTTCGTGATTGCCACGGGCCAACGTCCCGGACGACTTAGCATTAAGGGACAGGAACACCTTAAAACGAGTACAGACTTTTTGAAAATGGACGAACTGCCAAAATCAATTGCACTAATTGGTGGGGGGTATATTGGGTTTGAATTTGCAGCGATCGCTAGTGCTGCTGGAGCTGATGTGCATTTAATCCATCACAATGATCGTCCGCTCAAAGAATTTCCATCTGATGGTGTTCAATCACTAATTAAACAACTACAGAAAAAAGGCGTTCATTTTGATTTGAATATAGATGTCACTAGTGTTGATCATAGGGATAAGCAATTTCGATTGAGTGATGATGGTAATTTTAATTTAGATGTTGATGCTGTATTTGTAACCGCAGGACGACAGGCTAATGATGATACTTTGAATTTAAATCACATTGGTGTAAAAACTGATCGTGGTGGAATAGTTGTTAATGATCATTTGCAAACCGATGTTGAAAATATCTATGCGCTTGGCGACGTTATTTCTAAAAAGCATCCTAAATTAACCCCGGTTTCTGGGTTTGAAGCCAAGTATTTATCGAAGGAATTAAATGGTGGGGATGAACCAATTGATTATCCAGTTATTCCAACGGTTATCTACGGAATGCCGAAGCTAGCCCAAGTTGGAATATCAATTGAAACTGCGGAGCAAAATCCAGAGCAATTTAATATTAGTAAATTAGATATGAAAAATTGGTTTTCGTACAGGAGAATTAATGAGCCAGTTGCGGAAGCAGAAATTATACACGAAAAATCTACCAATCGAATAGTTGGCGGTTACGTAGTAAGTTCGGAAGCTGACACATTAATCAATTACTTAACGATGATTATTAATAAGCAAATGACCATGGATGATATTACTAATGAAGTATACGCATATCCAACGGAAGCTAGTGATCTAGAGTATCTATAG
- a CDS encoding cation:proton antiporter translates to MEFVGVLVLILVLTTLAGHFAQRMGVPAVVGQLLVGVILGTGGLNLVHSNELVQTFSEIGVIILMFLAGMESDLRLLRKYLKPSLFVAILGVISPVLFVGSAALLLHLSLLESLFIGVIFSATSVSISVVVLKEYQTLDSKEGITILGAAVIDDVLGVLLLSMMVLLTEGSSSSLTQQIVKIVAGPLVFFGLVYLIVRWVAPYLMRLTDQLYITNSKPIMSLIICLGMAWVAEEIGLSAAIGAFFAGIAVSATDSENEITESIEPIGYAMFIPVFFVSVGLAVDFKNIVADFLIIATLIILGTLTKYWGGGIGARMAGFDRLSGNVIGAGMISRGEMALITLQIGYAEHLLSAEYYSDIVIAIVVVTILAPFMLKWTIQKQRAEQGLKEN, encoded by the coding sequence ATGGAATTTGTTGGGGTCTTGGTTTTAATACTTGTTTTAACTACATTGGCAGGACATTTTGCACAAAGAATGGGTGTTCCTGCAGTAGTTGGGCAATTATTAGTTGGAGTTATTTTAGGAACAGGTGGTTTAAATTTAGTTCATTCAAACGAATTAGTTCAAACCTTTTCGGAAATTGGCGTTATTATTTTAATGTTTCTTGCCGGAATGGAAAGTGACTTAAGGTTGTTGCGAAAGTACTTGAAGCCTTCATTGTTTGTTGCGATACTGGGTGTGATTTCTCCTGTGCTATTTGTTGGTAGTGCGGCCTTGTTACTGCACTTATCTCTACTTGAGTCACTGTTTATTGGAGTAATCTTTTCAGCAACATCAGTCAGTATCTCAGTAGTAGTTTTAAAAGAATATCAAACATTAGATTCTAAAGAAGGAATTACAATTCTTGGAGCTGCCGTGATCGACGATGTCCTTGGGGTGTTGCTATTAAGTATGATGGTTCTTTTAACGGAGGGATCATCAAGTAGCTTAACTCAACAAATTGTTAAGATTGTCGCGGGCCCACTGGTTTTCTTTGGACTAGTATATTTAATTGTGAGGTGGGTTGCACCGTACTTGATGAGGTTAACTGATCAGCTTTATATAACAAATAGTAAGCCAATCATGTCGTTGATTATCTGTTTGGGAATGGCATGGGTTGCCGAAGAAATCGGACTAAGTGCAGCAATTGGTGCATTTTTCGCTGGTATTGCTGTGTCAGCGACAGACTCAGAAAATGAAATTACTGAGAGTATCGAACCAATCGGATATGCCATGTTCATTCCGGTATTCTTTGTAAGTGTTGGTTTAGCTGTTGATTTCAAAAATATTGTGGCCGATTTTTTGATTATTGCAACATTAATCATTTTAGGAACTTTAACAAAGTACTGGGGTGGTGGTATCGGTGCCCGTATGGCAGGATTTGATCGTCTAAGTGGTAACGTAATTGGTGCGGGAATGATTTCGAGAGGTGAAATGGCATTAATTACCCTTCAGATTGGATATGCGGAACACTTGTTAAGCGCTGAATATTATTCGGATATTGTAATTGCGATTGTTGTAGTTACGATCTTGGCACCATTTATGTTGAAATGGACGATTCAAAAGCAACGAGCTGAGCAAGGCTTGAAAGAAAATTAA
- a CDS encoding zeta toxin family protein, producing MEPILIIIRGNSGSGKTVLADALQNYFGYDNCLLLHQDIIRREILHAADHPGTATIGMIETLVNYGLKHYSITILEGILRRDVYGKMLQKLISGNDVHTYYLDVPFETTVKRDQTKNSPFGEINLKKWWREKDYLNQNDVIINSGNEKDIMMKIIKDISKK from the coding sequence ATGGAACCAATTTTAATAATAATCAGGGGAAACTCGGGAAGTGGAAAGACTGTTTTAGCTGATGCATTACAAAATTATTTTGGCTATGACAATTGTTTGTTACTGCATCAAGACATTATTAGGCGAGAAATATTGCATGCAGCTGATCACCCAGGAACAGCAACAATTGGAATGATAGAAACACTAGTTAATTATGGATTAAAGCATTATTCGATAACTATTTTGGAAGGGATTTTGCGTAGAGATGTCTATGGTAAAATGCTGCAAAAATTAATATCTGGCAATGATGTGCATACTTATTATTTAGATGTTCCGTTTGAAACAACTGTTAAGCGAGATCAAACTAAAAATAGCCCCTTTGGTGAAATCAATTTAAAAAAATGGTGGCGAGAGAAAGATTATTTGAATCAAAATGACGTAATTATTAATAGCGGGAATGAAAAAGATATTATGATGAAAATTATTAAAGATATAAGTAAAAAATAA